One window of the Candidatus Kryptoniota bacterium genome contains the following:
- a CDS encoding TonB-dependent receptor produces the protein MSSSGFRILFRSLAALSVFFVVSSQTLMAAGTGTVRGRVFDKDTKDPLPGATIMVKGTSIGAASDLNGRYIIRNAPSGQQTLTISYIGYNSTTIDLNLPDNGDIEQDIYLEAKAITGQTVVVTAQAEGQVQAVNQQLSSNSIVNVVSAKKIQELPDFNAAEALGRLPGISVTRSSGEADKIVIRGLAPQFNTVAINGVTLGATDSTNRSVDLNQINPNMIKTIEVYKDITPDMDAEAIGGYVNMELNDAPSGLHTDLLWQSGYNKFRSKYSNYKVSGSVSDRFFGDQLGAYLLLSAEQVDRSSDQLSAGYQVIGAGAQEQVRVGNLLLNRHYESRNRVSGNLLMDYRLPNGRIVLSSFFGRLNPRTSDYSLNYYPPWNNAGWQVYNVSGGVSTNDLMTNSLEGQYDLGFLQFDVGAANDYVWNRTPSAPYIQFLQTNGWSPTLNAVIGAGMSPQTLVTYSVPKDSNIALAGLGNQVLSFKNTNQAYQANVKIPFVITSDASGFFKFGGKYTDIKRVNDDTRYYADAYYGGSQDVINDIKRLYPTLIMAPLGGASGGNISALNFTNPDPTVWENFLPDQHVGDLNWTSTLGYPNQVRMSLFDDKTNPSTVVQNQIAPVNGAEGLYLNDYTYLEKLSAGYGMAELDLGQQFMVVGGVRYENDANNITAYAVKQQSVRQVAFNQDTINAVTTNHFLLPMVQAKYKITDWLDVRYAYTQTLGRPDFTAMIPRVYISSNGGYGSLGNPFLVPARAYNHDVILSFYSNSIGLFTLDGFYKQINGFIYQRGYPLLVHPPVAFDSTTSTVGGYTLLQLGFAPGGATINDWVNNPHPAYLRGVETDFEHRFWYLPAPLNGLVLGVNYTHIWSNTLYPIIRSKSVGKSVIILPDSEYAGRLVQQPTDIFNGSIGYDLGGFSARVSFIYQGAVLTAVNSDVNNNYQNQSYFRADAAVRYLLQPGSILPGLQFYLNLNNLTARPDESNQVTKGFISYENFYGFTADLGVRYTL, from the coding sequence ATGTCATCAAGTGGCTTTCGGATTTTATTCAGAAGTTTAGCAGCCTTGAGTGTCTTCTTCGTTGTTTCATCCCAAACGCTCATGGCCGCAGGCACAGGCACAGTCAGGGGACGGGTGTTTGACAAGGACACAAAGGATCCGCTGCCGGGAGCGACGATCATGGTCAAAGGAACCAGCATCGGTGCAGCGTCGGATCTCAACGGCCGTTATATAATTCGAAATGCTCCGTCCGGTCAGCAGACACTCACCATTTCCTATATCGGGTATAACTCTACAACCATCGATCTAAATCTTCCGGATAACGGAGACATTGAACAGGACATATACCTGGAAGCAAAGGCAATCACCGGGCAAACTGTGGTGGTTACTGCACAGGCCGAGGGACAGGTTCAGGCCGTGAACCAGCAGCTCTCGTCCAACTCAATAGTCAATGTTGTATCGGCGAAGAAGATTCAGGAACTCCCCGACTTCAATGCCGCAGAAGCTCTCGGACGCTTGCCCGGCATTTCGGTAACTAGAAGCTCCGGTGAAGCTGACAAGATAGTGATAAGAGGACTTGCCCCACAGTTCAACACAGTGGCGATCAACGGCGTTACACTCGGAGCCACCGACAGCACAAACAGAAGTGTAGACCTGAATCAGATAAACCCGAACATGATCAAGACAATCGAGGTTTATAAGGATATCACTCCCGATATGGACGCGGAGGCAATTGGCGGCTACGTCAACATGGAACTAAACGACGCTCCATCGGGATTGCATACAGACCTGCTGTGGCAGTCGGGTTACAACAAGTTCAGAAGCAAGTACAGCAACTATAAAGTATCCGGATCGGTCAGCGACAGGTTCTTCGGTGATCAGCTGGGCGCATATCTCCTGTTGAGCGCCGAGCAAGTGGACCGAAGCTCAGATCAACTGAGCGCGGGCTATCAGGTTATCGGCGCCGGCGCACAGGAACAGGTGCGTGTCGGCAACCTTTTACTTAACAGGCACTACGAATCACGAAACAGGGTCAGCGGCAACCTTTTGATGGATTACAGGCTACCGAATGGAAGGATCGTTCTCTCAAGTTTCTTCGGACGACTTAATCCGCGGACTTCCGATTACTCGCTTAATTATTATCCTCCATGGAACAACGCGGGATGGCAAGTGTACAACGTTTCTGGCGGTGTGAGCACGAACGACTTGATGACAAATTCACTGGAAGGCCAGTATGATCTCGGCTTCCTCCAATTTGACGTCGGTGCCGCTAACGACTATGTTTGGAACCGGACCCCGTCTGCCCCCTATATACAGTTTCTTCAGACGAACGGTTGGTCTCCTACATTAAACGCCGTCATCGGCGCGGGTATGTCGCCGCAAACACTTGTGACCTACTCCGTCCCTAAAGATTCCAATATTGCACTGGCAGGATTGGGCAACCAGGTTCTCTCATTTAAGAACACCAACCAGGCTTACCAGGCGAACGTGAAAATCCCGTTCGTGATTACGTCCGACGCATCAGGGTTCTTCAAGTTCGGAGGAAAATACACAGACATCAAACGCGTGAACGATGATACCAGATATTACGCTGACGCGTATTACGGTGGTAGCCAGGATGTGATAAACGATATCAAACGGCTTTACCCGACACTCATAATGGCTCCATTAGGCGGTGCCTCAGGTGGTAATATTTCAGCTCTCAATTTTACAAATCCCGACCCGACTGTCTGGGAAAATTTTCTCCCAGACCAACATGTCGGAGATCTCAATTGGACGTCGACGCTGGGCTACCCAAATCAGGTCAGGATGTCGCTCTTTGACGACAAAACGAATCCAAGTACGGTTGTACAGAACCAGATTGCACCCGTCAACGGTGCTGAGGGACTGTACCTGAACGACTATACTTACCTCGAAAAATTAAGTGCCGGCTATGGAATGGCAGAGCTCGACCTCGGGCAGCAGTTCATGGTTGTCGGAGGTGTGCGTTATGAAAACGATGCGAATAATATAACGGCGTATGCCGTGAAACAGCAGAGCGTGCGTCAGGTTGCGTTCAATCAGGACACGATCAATGCGGTGACAACCAACCACTTTCTTCTCCCGATGGTTCAGGCTAAGTACAAGATCACGGATTGGCTTGATGTTCGTTACGCATATACACAGACGCTTGGTCGCCCTGACTTCACTGCTATGATTCCGAGAGTCTACATCAGCAGCAACGGTGGGTACGGTTCACTCGGCAATCCGTTCCTCGTCCCGGCCCGCGCATACAATCACGATGTGATCTTGTCATTTTACAGCAACTCGATTGGACTGTTTACTCTGGATGGTTTCTATAAGCAGATTAATGGATTCATTTATCAGAGAGGCTACCCGTTGCTCGTTCATCCGCCCGTTGCGTTTGATTCGACGACCTCTACTGTAGGTGGATATACTCTTCTCCAACTGGGATTCGCTCCGGGCGGCGCGACCATCAATGACTGGGTGAACAATCCGCACCCCGCCTACCTGCGTGGAGTGGAGACAGACTTCGAGCATCGCTTCTGGTATCTCCCCGCGCCGCTTAACGGTTTGGTCCTGGGAGTCAACTACACTCATATCTGGTCGAATACCCTTTATCCGATAATCAGATCGAAATCTGTCGGAAAGTCTGTGATTATTCTTCCGGATTCTGAATATGCCGGGCGATTGGTGCAACAGCCAACGGACATATTCAACGGTTCGATCGGTTATGATCTTGGAGGATTTTCGGCGCGTGTATCATTCATTTACCAGGGCGCAGTCCTGACCGCGGTCAATTCTGATGTAAATAACAATTATCAGAACCAGTCTTATTTCAGGGCCGACGCTGCTGTCAGATACTTGCTCCAACCCGGCTCCATCTTGCCGGGACTGCAGTTCTATCTCAATCTCAATAATCTGACTGCGAGACCCGACGAATCTAATCAGGTGACGAAGGGTTTCATATCGTACGAGAACTTCTATGGCTTTACCGCCGATCTCGGAGTGAGATACACACTTTGA
- a CDS encoding T9SS type A sorting domain-containing protein — protein MKKFISILALGLFIVPISLQAQWTANVTHGDTTYVAAVDNTMAPVNDALSSAIMGDTTAAGARVDANRVYVLERGMTYFNTIHIASTGYHLMIVGQPATADSTLPVIQLAPNQSANYDDRVIDAYGDMTLKYVWILAWHTGGGEIWQPVYEESNNTNIWIDHCVFEWSQGPFICIQGSGTNTHLTNDLFRNSIDPGQWWAGRVIYHIPGVTVDSLIEVNNTAENVGFGWLQTQNDSMAYYLCDHNTMVNCAKFVWLGHNFHEAYFGNNLVVNGHFTGERFNDRPGQDPDGLIYGQGLGLDTLVIGGVTTNSSDPEELARIVHYENNATYLDTTFLYPFYAAYNDTVTTGLHGLIQAEPIMNARTASMFTWHPHFIYKNNLEDASGTPSSDPSNTPTEYLGINPGFTKPMTNGPDMLTWLTAMFHGASDGYWGYDPDSLQHPGIDVAQNLTYQYSNSSGTTYPSFNDDSYPTSSPLYTGGVGGYPIGDLNWFPTKIAAYNAAGGWASVDQPLLAIREVPNKVVPSNYTLGQNYPNPFNPATQINYSVPQKSYVTLKIFNVLGQEVATVFSGVLTAGNYVATFDGSKLASGVYFYRLQAGSVSIAKKMILMK, from the coding sequence ATGAAGAAGTTCATTTCCATTTTAGCACTGGGACTATTCATTGTTCCAATCAGCCTTCAGGCACAGTGGACTGCTAACGTCACGCATGGAGACACGACGTATGTGGCGGCGGTCGACAACACCATGGCACCGGTGAACGACGCCCTTTCAAGCGCAATTATGGGCGACACCACCGCTGCCGGCGCGCGCGTCGATGCCAACAGGGTCTACGTATTGGAACGTGGCATGACGTATTTCAATACGATCCACATCGCGAGCACCGGTTACCATCTGATGATCGTTGGACAACCTGCTACGGCGGACTCAACCCTGCCGGTAATCCAGCTTGCGCCGAATCAAAGTGCAAACTATGATGATCGCGTGATCGATGCGTACGGCGACATGACGTTGAAGTATGTTTGGATCCTTGCATGGCACACAGGCGGCGGAGAAATCTGGCAGCCCGTTTATGAAGAATCCAACAATACCAACATCTGGATCGACCATTGCGTGTTTGAGTGGTCACAGGGTCCGTTCATTTGCATCCAGGGCAGCGGAACGAACACACATCTGACAAATGACCTGTTCCGTAATTCGATCGACCCGGGTCAGTGGTGGGCCGGAAGAGTAATCTATCACATCCCCGGCGTCACTGTCGACTCGTTGATCGAAGTCAACAACACCGCCGAGAACGTCGGATTCGGCTGGCTGCAAACCCAGAACGACTCGATGGCGTACTATTTGTGCGATCATAACACCATGGTCAACTGCGCAAAGTTCGTGTGGCTCGGACACAACTTCCACGAGGCGTATTTCGGAAACAACCTTGTCGTAAACGGCCACTTCACTGGCGAACGCTTCAACGACAGACCCGGTCAGGATCCCGATGGACTGATTTACGGACAGGGTCTTGGTCTCGACACGCTCGTAATCGGTGGCGTGACAACGAATTCGTCTGATCCCGAAGAACTCGCCCGCATCGTCCACTACGAGAACAACGCCACTTACCTGGACACAACGTTCTTGTATCCGTTCTATGCGGCGTACAACGATACGGTAACTACTGGGCTTCACGGCCTGATCCAGGCTGAGCCGATCATGAATGCGCGTACTGCAAGCATGTTCACTTGGCATCCGCACTTCATCTATAAGAATAATCTCGAGGATGCGTCTGGCACACCGTCAAGTGATCCTTCGAACACACCGACCGAATACCTCGGGATCAATCCTGGCTTTACAAAACCGATGACGAACGGCCCGGATATGCTGACCTGGTTGACAGCCATGTTCCACGGTGCCAGCGACGGCTACTGGGGCTATGATCCCGATAGCTTGCAGCATCCCGGCATCGACGTTGCTCAGAACCTGACATACCAGTACTCGAACTCCTCGGGCACGACGTATCCGAGCTTCAACGATGATTCATATCCGACAAGCTCCCCTCTGTACACCGGCGGCGTCGGCGGATACCCGATTGGCGATTTGAACTGGTTCCCAACAAAGATTGCTGCGTACAATGCGGCAGGCGGCTGGGCATCAGTCGACCAGCCTCTCCTCGCGATCAGGGAAGTTCCGAATAAGGTAGTCCCGAGCAATTACACCCTCGGCCAGAACTATCCGAATCCATTCAACCCAGCAACTCAGATCAACTACTCCGTACCTCAGAAGAGTTATGTGACGTTGAAGATATTCAATGTTCTCGGCCAGGAAGTTGCAACGGTGTTCTCCGGCGTATTAACGGCCGGCAACTATGTTGCGACCTTTGACGGAAGCAAGCTCGCCAGCGGCGTGTACTTCTATCGCCTGCAGGCCGGCAGCGTCTCCATCGCGAAGAAAATGATCCTGATGAAGTAA
- a CDS encoding TlpA disulfide reductase family protein, giving the protein MRKMIWIVFLSLISSWYSFSQTVVTGRILGGDGKPMREARLFVARPLEPLSGAGMQARTDGSFRIDIRSKGVWMLNFTGTYHDVFALPLYVDKKRSVKLNVRLATHRYLAHLGQVKITGNFNRWYPPDAVTMSLQPDGSYSAVIDNESDTVIYRVVGVSPAREVEGTEADGYISNGVAGFSSFLISKKGMITITFDPRKLVTSNQEANFNFAPTDSFDSRFAKIYLETQRDKIEWAHAQLEAIEKKRSGPVFNTDSALASLQSQLMNETNHLLRQEIYLEYFVLKSLRHYADSSTCRKTVSEIPPSSYIWGLDPGAISDAFDHVGYNDNEARRGQYVDMVLTSNPVEKTKSILLSNEFKRKLYQGADEKALRYYCILTDQYGNTPEAEELQRVFYHMSSIQIGKPVPRFNVVDMIDSMTISNDSPKGRYLLMNFWSTTSRASIDEIKNLQGAYGRYMKKNLLIISLSADSSAGVVLKFLHSTKMPWANVFIYDGINGKLFRDFNAYSLPKNILVGPDGNVIAMGMELRGSDLEKTLSKWLENRK; this is encoded by the coding sequence ATGCGGAAAATGATTTGGATCGTGTTCCTTTCACTTATTTCTTCATGGTATTCTTTCTCCCAAACAGTAGTGACCGGAAGGATCTTGGGCGGCGACGGAAAACCGATGAGGGAGGCTCGCCTCTTCGTTGCCCGCCCACTTGAGCCCTTGTCAGGAGCAGGGATGCAAGCGCGAACAGATGGCAGTTTCCGGATCGATATCCGATCAAAGGGTGTGTGGATGTTGAATTTCACGGGAACATATCATGACGTTTTTGCTCTCCCACTCTATGTCGACAAGAAGCGGTCAGTCAAACTCAATGTTCGTCTCGCGACGCACCGATACCTCGCCCACCTAGGGCAGGTCAAGATTACTGGAAACTTCAACCGCTGGTATCCACCCGACGCGGTCACGATGTCACTACAACCCGACGGGAGCTATTCGGCCGTGATCGACAACGAGTCCGACACTGTAATCTACCGCGTGGTCGGAGTGAGTCCCGCGAGGGAAGTCGAAGGCACTGAAGCCGATGGGTACATAAGTAATGGGGTTGCTGGCTTTAGTTCCTTCTTGATCTCGAAAAAAGGCATGATCACGATAACTTTCGATCCCCGAAAGCTTGTCACCTCGAATCAAGAGGCAAATTTTAATTTCGCACCTACCGACTCGTTTGATTCCCGATTCGCAAAGATTTACCTCGAGACCCAGCGTGACAAAATAGAATGGGCGCACGCGCAGTTGGAAGCGATAGAGAAAAAACGAAGCGGACCGGTTTTTAATACCGACAGCGCTCTGGCGTCACTTCAGAGCCAATTAATGAATGAGACAAACCATCTCTTGCGGCAGGAAATATATCTCGAGTATTTTGTCCTGAAATCGTTGAGGCATTACGCTGACTCATCAACCTGCCGGAAGACCGTATCGGAGATTCCTCCGTCGTCTTATATTTGGGGACTCGATCCGGGTGCAATCTCTGATGCCTTTGATCACGTGGGCTACAATGATAATGAAGCGCGACGGGGCCAATACGTTGACATGGTGTTGACAAGCAATCCGGTCGAGAAGACCAAGTCCATTCTGCTATCGAATGAATTCAAAAGGAAACTATACCAGGGAGCGGACGAGAAAGCGCTTCGCTATTATTGCATTCTCACCGACCAGTACGGTAACACTCCGGAAGCTGAGGAACTGCAGAGAGTTTTCTACCACATGAGTTCAATACAGATCGGCAAGCCTGTTCCGCGCTTCAATGTCGTTGACATGATAGACTCAATGACGATATCCAATGATTCGCCGAAAGGAAGATACCTACTTATGAATTTCTGGTCCACGACAAGTCGTGCTTCCATTGATGAGATCAAGAACCTGCAAGGCGCTTACGGAAGATACATGAAGAAGAACTTGCTCATCATCAGCCTGTCAGCTGACAGCTCTGCCGGTGTCGTGCTGAAATTCCTTCACTCGACAAAAATGCCGTGGGCGAATGTGTTCATATACGACGGAATAAACGGCAAGCTTTTCAGGGACTTTAATGCCTATTCGCTTCCTAAGAATATCCTGGTCGGGCCTGACGGCAACGTCATCGCAATGGGAATGGAGCTCCGCGGAAGCGATCTCGAGAAAACGCTTTCGAAATGGCTGGAGAACCGGAAGTGA